The nucleotide window TCGATCAGCGTGAATCGTTATGCTGGACTGCTCGCCCTGCTGGCGGTGGGGGGGGCTCATCTACTCGCTGGCGAGAAGGTGTCGGCTCCGGCCCGGCTGCCAGCCGCGGTCCGAGATGGCCCGCTGAGCGGCCTGCGTCGGCTGGGGGACATGCCGCTTCGTGACACCTCCGTCTGCCGCGGGCCGGATGGAACGTGGTATCTGACGGGGACGGTTCCGCCCTTCTGGTCCTACAACGAGGGTATCAAGATATGGAAGTCCAAGGATATGGCCGCCTGGGAGCCGCTCGGGATGGTCTGGCGGTACGGCGCAAGCCCCTGGCACAAGCCTTATCTTGAAGCGAAGAAGCCGCTCTGGGCCCCGGAGATTCACTATCTGAAGGGCACCTTCTGGTTGACTTACAGCCTGCCTGGCTGGGACGGGACGGCCAAGACGTCCGGCAGCGGATTGCTCAAGAGTACCGGCGGCAGGGCGGAGGGACCTTACGTGGATGTTCAGGCGGCCGAGCGCATGGGCGATGAGATTGACGCCTCGCTTTTCGAGGACGACGACGGATCGGTTTATTTCCTCTGGCACAGCGGCAAGATCGCCCGGATGAAAGCCGACATGAGCGGCCTGGCCGAGGGTTACCACTGGCTCAAGACGACCGGTGCGGATCCGGATCCGGGTCATCACTCCG belongs to Phycisphaerae bacterium and includes:
- a CDS encoding family 43 glycosylhydrolase, producing the protein MCTDSISVNRYAGLLALLAVGGAHLLAGEKVSAPARLPAAVRDGPLSGLRRLGDMPLRDTSVCRGPDGTWYLTGTVPPFWSYNEGIKIWKSKDMAAWEPLGMVWRYGASPWHKPYLEAKKPLWAPEIHYLKGTFWLTYSLPGWDGTAKTSGSGLLKSTGGRAEGPYVDVQAAERMGDEIDASLFEDDDGSVYFLWHSGKIARMKADMSGLAEGYHWLKTTGADPDPGHHSGLCAGIFGKDSFDHVGQEPGRSRVYQRNFMKSGGDGGVSGSGRRRVNVSGGGHSWVR